The sequence below is a genomic window from Nocardia fluminea.
CCGCTGGCAGGATTCCGGTGCGGTCTGGCGGGTCGTCAGCCGCCGACCGGACTCCGTGACCATCGGCCTGTACGAATGCACCGGCGGACAGGAAGTAGACCGCTTCACCTCCACCGATCCCGCCCTCCTGCGATTTCTCGGAGAACGCGCCACCAGCGAGGACTGACCCGCCCACGATGAACAGGGTTACGCTGGTTGGCGCCAACGCTTCACGTCGAGGACGGCCCGCGGAACTGCGCGGCACAGGAGGGGCGCATGTCAGGACGACGTTTCCGAGCCGGCCTCGCCGCCGGGCTCCTGGTGCTGGTCGCGGCCTGCGGTGGCTCACCCTCCGGATCCGAGACCGAAGCCGCAGCCCCACCGGCGATCTCGGTGGCGCCGCGAGACGGCGCGACCGACATCGATCCGCTCGGCCCGGTCCGCGTCAGCACCAGTGACGGGCAGCTCACCGCCGTCACGATGACCAACGAGCAGGGCGGCGCGATCGAGGGCATCCTCACACCGGACCAGTCGGCGTGGAAACCGTCGGAACCGCTGGGCTACGGCCATACCTACACGGTCACCGCGGAGGCCGTCACCGTCACCGGCCGGGTCGGGCCGATCACCTCGTCGTTCACCACCCTGGCGCCGAACAACCAGACCAAGGTCTATTTCCGCACGACGGGCGGCACGGAACTCTCCCCGTCGGGCACCTTCGGCGTCGGCACCGTCGTCGTCGCGCACTTCGACGAGGACGTGCCCGATCGCGCGACGGCCGAGAAGCATCTGTCGGTCACCACCGATCCGCCCGTCACCGGCTCCTGGTACTGGCTCGACAATCGCAATGCCCACTGGCGCCCCGCGAACTACTACGCGCCCGGCACGAAAGTGACACTCGCCGCCGACATCTACGGCAAGGATCTCGGCGGCGGCCTCTACGGCCAGGAAGACACCGAGACCAGCTTCACCATCGGCCCCTCGCACGTCTCGATCGTCGACGACAACGACAAGCAGGTGCGGGTGTACGAGAACGGCACGCTGATCAGGTCGATGCCGACCTCGCTGGGTATGGGCGGCAGCCAGACCGTCGCGGGCAAGACCATCACCTTCTGGACCCAGCCCGGGGTGTACACCGTGATGGACAAGGCCAATCCGGTGATCATGGACTCCTCCACCTATGGCCTGCCGGTGAATTCCCGGCTCGGCTACAAGGAAACCATCGGCTGGGCGACCAGGATCAGCACCGACGGCATCTATCTGCACCAGCTCGACGACACGATCTGGGCACAGGGCAACACCAACGTCTCACACGGCTGCCTCAATCTCAGCGGCGAGAACGCGCGCTGGTTCTACGATTTCTCCCAACCCGGCGACGTCGTCGAGATCAGGAACACCGGCGGCGCCCCGCTCGAGGTGTGGCAGAACGGCGACTGGAGTGTGCCATGGGAACAATGGCAGGCAGGTAGCGCGCTGCGGTGAACGGGGACAACACCTTTCCGGCCCAGCCACGCCGGGACACGACACGGCGGGGACCACAGCGCGTCGGCAGGCAAGTCCCCACCGGCCATCGCGCGCCCCGGCCCGGACGCGCTCGCCGAGCCGGCTTGATCCTGGCCAGGATACTGGTGGCGACCACGGCGTCGGCCGTGCTCGCCGGTACCGGCCTGGCATGGTCGGCCAAGCAGGACTTCGATTCCGGGTTCACCCACTCCACCGCGCTCGGTGAAGACGCCCCGCGTTCGGGCGGCGGCGCCGTCAACATCCTGCTGATCGGTCTGGACACCCGCAAGGACCTCGACGGCAACGACCTGCCGAAGGAGGTGCTCGACCAGTTGCACGCCGGTGACGGCACCGAGGGCGGCTACAACGCCAATTCGCTGATCCTGCTGCACATCCCGGCCGACAAGAGCAAGGTCGTCGCCTTCTCCATCCCGCGCGACGACTACGTGGCGGTGACCGGTATCCCCGGCTACCAGCAGGTCAAGATCAAAGAGGCGTACGGCCTGAAAAAGGCGGCGGTACAGGCGAAGTTGATCGAACAGGGCGAGAAGGATCCGGTCGTGCTGGAGCGGCGCGGCCGGGAGGCCGGGCGCACGTCCATCGTCACCACCGTCCGCAATCTCGTCGGCGTTCCGATCGACCGATTCGCCGAGATCTCCCTCGCGGGCTTCTACGACCTGGCCACCGCGGTCGGCGGAGTCGACGTGTGCCTCCAGCGTGCCGTCGACGACAGCGAGTTCTCCGGCGCGGTCTTCCCCGCGGGCAGGCAGCATCTCGACGGTTCGCAAGCCCTGGCATTCGTGCGCCAGCGCCACGGACTGCCCAACGGCGACCTCGACCGCACCCACCGGCAACAAGCCTTCCTCACCTCGGTTGCCAAGTCGCTCAGAGAGTCCGGAACGCTGACCAACCTGAGCCAACTCTCGGCACTGATGGACGCGGCGCACCGTGACGTGGTGCTCTCCGACGGCTGGAATCTGTTCGACTTCGCCCGCGACATGGGCTCGGCGGGCTCGGTCCCGGTCGAATTCCGCACGCTGCCGGTGGTGCGCTACGACGTGATCGACGGACAGGACGTGAACATCGTCGATCCGGCCGCGATCAAACGGGAGGTGCGGGCGGCTTTCGGCCAGGAGGTTGCGAGCACCACCGCCACGGCGCCGACCCCGACGAGCGTGGTCGATGTGCACAACGTGGGCACGGTGACAGGTCAGGCGGCGGCGCTCTCGACCGCATTGACGAGCCGGGGCTATGGCGCGGGCCTGGTCGGCAACGGCGGCGCGAGCGACGGCGAGTACTCCGCCGTCACCTACGGCCTCGGTGCCGCCGATGACGCGCGGGCACTGGCGGAACTCCTCGGCGGACTGCCGGTTTCCGCGTCGCCGATGATCGAGGACGGACGGATCGAAATCGCGCTCGGCGCGGACTTCACCATGCCCACCGAGCTGAGCACGACCACATCGACGACCACTTCCCCCACGACCACGACGTCCGGCACGACGTCCGGCTCGATACCGTTGCCCGATGCGGGAAACCCGTTGTCCACCAACATCGGCGACACCATCCCCTGCGTCAACTGACCCGTGCCGCGTCGGCCGGGCGTCGGTACCGGCGCGGATAACGCGGTCGGCCACCGGAATTCCCGGTGGCCGACCGACTCACTCCTCCGGTGCGTCCGGATAGGCCTGCTGCCGGTACCCACCGCGCAGCGTCCCATCCAGATACGCGGCCTTGCAGGCTCGTCGAGCGATCTTCCCGCTCGACGTCCGCGGAATCGACCCCGCGGGCACGAGCAGCAGGTCCCGCACCATCACCCCGTGCCTGCGCGCGATCGCCGCGCGCACCGTGTCCGTGATCGGGCCCGGCTCGAGTTTCGCCGCGCCCGTTCCCCTTTCGGCGACGATCACCAATTGCTCCGCCGCCGGATCGGACACCGCCCCGGCCTCGAGCACCGGTGCGGGCAATTGCCCCGCCTGCACCGAGAAGGCCGCGATGAAGCCGGGTCGCAGCGCGGTACTGGCCTCCTGCGCCGAGTACTCGAGATCCTGCGGATAGTGGTTGCGTCCGTCGACGATCACCAGGTCCTTCACGCGACCGGTGATGAACAGCTCGCCGTCGTGATAGGCACCGTAATCGCCGGTCCGCATCCACTTCGCGTCGTCGGGGGCACCCTCGGCGCGACTCCCGACCGGCATCCGCGCGACCACGCGGTTGTGGAAGGTCTCCGCGGTCTCCTCCGGCCGCCCCCAGTACCCGATGCCCATATTGTCGCCGTGCAACCAGATCTCGCCGACCTCGCCGTCGCGACGCTCGATCCCGGTACCGGGATCGACGATCACCGCCCACTGCGACCGCGCGACATGTCCGCACGACACCTGCGCCACCGCGTTCGGCGCGTGCTCGTCGCACTCCACCATCCGGCCGTCGTTCAGCTGCCCGCGATCGACGTAGACCACCCGCGCCTCGTCGTCGCGCTTGGTCGCCGATACGAACAAAGTCGCCTCGGCCATCCCGTAGCACGGCTTGATCGCGGTCTTGGACAGCCCGTAGGGCGCGAACGCCTCGTTGAACTTGCGCATCGAGGCCACCGACACCGGCTCACTGCCGTTGATCAGACCGATCACGTTCGACAGGTCGAGGGTCTCCTCACCCTTGGGCAACCCACGCATCGCCGCGTGTTCGAACGCGAAATTCGGTGCCGCCGAATAGATTTCGGCGCCATCCGCCTGAGCCGCCAGCTCCTTGATCCAGCGCGCGGGCCTGCGCACGAACGCGCTGGGCGACATGATGGTGATGAACTTGCCGCCGATGGTCGGCAGGATCACCGTGAGCAGCCCCATGTCGTGGAACAGCGGCAGCCAGGTGACACCGCGGGCGTTCTCGGTGATCCCGATGGCGTCGATCATCTGCAGCAGGTTGGTCCCCACCGAGCGGTGGGTGATCTCGACTCCGGCGGGCACCCTGGTGGACCCGGAGGTGTACTGCAGATACGCCACGCTGTCGATATTGATGTCGGGCCTGCGCCAG
It includes:
- a CDS encoding L,D-transpeptidase — translated: MSGRRFRAGLAAGLLVLVAACGGSPSGSETEAAAPPAISVAPRDGATDIDPLGPVRVSTSDGQLTAVTMTNEQGGAIEGILTPDQSAWKPSEPLGYGHTYTVTAEAVTVTGRVGPITSSFTTLAPNNQTKVYFRTTGGTELSPSGTFGVGTVVVAHFDEDVPDRATAEKHLSVTTDPPVTGSWYWLDNRNAHWRPANYYAPGTKVTLAADIYGKDLGGGLYGQEDTETSFTIGPSHVSIVDDNDKQVRVYENGTLIRSMPTSLGMGGSQTVAGKTITFWTQPGVYTVMDKANPVIMDSSTYGLPVNSRLGYKETIGWATRISTDGIYLHQLDDTIWAQGNTNVSHGCLNLSGENARWFYDFSQPGDVVEIRNTGGAPLEVWQNGDWSVPWEQWQAGSALR
- a CDS encoding LCP family protein, whose translation is MATTASAVLAGTGLAWSAKQDFDSGFTHSTALGEDAPRSGGGAVNILLIGLDTRKDLDGNDLPKEVLDQLHAGDGTEGGYNANSLILLHIPADKSKVVAFSIPRDDYVAVTGIPGYQQVKIKEAYGLKKAAVQAKLIEQGEKDPVVLERRGREAGRTSIVTTVRNLVGVPIDRFAEISLAGFYDLATAVGGVDVCLQRAVDDSEFSGAVFPAGRQHLDGSQALAFVRQRHGLPNGDLDRTHRQQAFLTSVAKSLRESGTLTNLSQLSALMDAAHRDVVLSDGWNLFDFARDMGSAGSVPVEFRTLPVVRYDVIDGQDVNIVDPAAIKREVRAAFGQEVASTTATAPTPTSVVDVHNVGTVTGQAAALSTALTSRGYGAGLVGNGGASDGEYSAVTYGLGAADDARALAELLGGLPVSASPMIEDGRIEIALGADFTMPTELSTTTSTTTSPTTTTSGTTSGSIPLPDAGNPLSTNIGDTIPCVN
- the fadD32 gene encoding long-chain-fatty-acid--AMP ligase FadD32 yields the protein MGETFDDYVDELGTIRIPGDQTLIDFVDKHSEANGDDLAYRFIDYSTEREGEYRELTWREFGVRLRAVAARLQQVTQPGDRVAVLAPQGLDYVVALFAAVYAGNVAVPLFDPEEQGHSDRLHAVLGDCEPAAVLTVGSAAAGVRNFFREQPAAQRPRIIAVEAIPDSVGTRWRRPDINIDSVAYLQYTSGSTRVPAGVEITHRSVGTNLLQMIDAIGITENARGVTWLPLFHDMGLLTVILPTIGGKFITIMSPSAFVRRPARWIKELAAQADGAEIYSAAPNFAFEHAAMRGLPKGEETLDLSNVIGLINGSEPVSVASMRKFNEAFAPYGLSKTAIKPCYGMAEATLFVSATKRDDEARVVYVDRGQLNDGRMVECDEHAPNAVAQVSCGHVARSQWAVIVDPGTGIERRDGEVGEIWLHGDNMGIGYWGRPEETAETFHNRVVARMPVGSRAEGAPDDAKWMRTGDYGAYHDGELFITGRVKDLVIVDGRNHYPQDLEYSAQEASTALRPGFIAAFSVQAGQLPAPVLEAGAVSDPAAEQLVIVAERGTGAAKLEPGPITDTVRAAIARRHGVMVRDLLLVPAGSIPRTSSGKIARRACKAAYLDGTLRGGYRQQAYPDAPEE